One genomic segment of Hordeum vulgare subsp. vulgare chromosome 2H, MorexV3_pseudomolecules_assembly, whole genome shotgun sequence includes these proteins:
- the LOC123430011 gene encoding integumentary mucin C.1-like translates to NNNNNNNNNNNNNNNNNNNHHQQQYNHDYDHHHPTTTTTTTTTTTTTTTTTTVTTTTTTTTTTTTTTTTAPTTTTTTTTTTPATTTTTTTTTTTITTTTTTTTTTTTTTTTTTTTTTTTTTTTTTTTTTTTTTTTTTTTTTTTTTMTTTTTITTTTTTTTTITTTTTTTTTTTTTTKTTTTTTTTTTTTTTTTTTTTTTTTTTTTTTTTTTTTTKTTTTTTTTTTTTTTTTTTTTTTTTTTTTTTTTMTTTTTITTTTTTTTTTTTTTTTTTTTTTTKTTTTTTTTTTTTTTTTTTTRTTTTTTTTTMTTTIKTTTTTTTTTTTITTTTTTTTTTTTTTTTTTTTTTTTTTRTRTTTTTTTTTATATAAAATTTTTTTTTTTTTTTTTTTTTTTTT, encoded by the exons accaccaccaacaacaatacaACCACGactacgaccaccaccacc caacaacaacaacaacaaccacaacaacaacaacaacaacaacaacaacaacaacagtaacaacaacaacaacaacaacaacaacaacaacaacaacaacaacaacagcaccaacgacaacaacgacaacaacaacaacaacaccagcaacaacaacaacaacaacaacaacaacaacaacaataacaacaacaacaacaacaacaacaacaacaacaacaacaacaacaac aacaacaacaacaacaacaacaacaacaacaacaacaacaacaacaacaacaaccacaacaacaacaacaacaacaacaacaacaacaacaacaacaacaacaatgacaacgacaacaacaataacaacgacgacgacaacaacaacaacaataacgaccacaacaacaacaacaacaacaacaacaacaacaacaaaaacaacaacaacaacaacaacaacaacaacaacaacaacaacaacaacaacaacaacaacaacaacaacgacgacgacgacgacgacgacgacaacaacaacaacaacaa caaaaacaacaacaacaacaacaacaacaacaacaacaacaacaacaacaacaacaacaaccacaacaacaacaacaacaacaacaacaacaacaacaacaatgacaacaacaacaacaataacaacgacgacgacaacgacaacaacaacaacgaccacaacaacaacaacaacaacaacaacaacaacaaaaacaacaacaacaacaacaacaacaacaacaacaacaacaacaacaacaacaacgacgaggacgacgacgacaacaacaacaacaacaatgacaacaacaataaaaacaacaacaacaacaacaacaacaacaacaacaata acgacaacaacaacaacaacaacaacaacaacaacaacaacaaccacaacaacaacaacaacaacaacaacaacaacaagaacaagaacaacaacaacaacaacaacaacaacagcaacagcaacagcagcagcagcaacaacaacaacaacaacaacaacaacaacaacaacaacaacaacaacgacgacgacgacgacgacgacgacgacg